A window of the Dongshaea marina genome harbors these coding sequences:
- a CDS encoding tetratricopeptide repeat protein, which produces MFLLPRYWGTLALLPWLVMAQEPASSQGPVTPQVKMPTVATATTAPAKVGGAIEPLPSQPVQQQKNQQISEKAPAAVTEKTLKPEAEPEAVVSSEVTEPVSVAEKADKEAVKSPEEVVSEKARRAQVADAKPEGQDPAASAASGQAKSAEIAEKEAVAKPLTKPAPEAQKKVAIKEQSKPEPIVEEEDPYGAVQIYREDDLLKLINKGLHLERVVLDECQLVQDIEARALVMKLPAYRFLWGNMLAEGVCVDSNVALGFDFIWRAARQGLPEALAYLGHAYATGTMVKQNAQRAMPLMIEAASLGYRPARVELVELLLEGYGSPLDYEKAYYWLLNSVGEELGGDEREERLLDRLALKMPPEVVERIKNIE; this is translated from the coding sequence ATGTTTTTGTTACCCAGGTACTGGGGGACCCTTGCTCTGCTGCCTTGGTTGGTGATGGCACAAGAGCCTGCCAGTTCACAGGGACCTGTGACCCCCCAGGTTAAGATGCCGACAGTGGCGACCGCGACCACGGCTCCGGCTAAAGTAGGCGGGGCGATCGAGCCCTTGCCATCCCAGCCGGTCCAGCAGCAAAAAAACCAGCAGATTTCAGAGAAAGCACCGGCGGCGGTGACAGAAAAAACCCTTAAGCCTGAAGCCGAACCTGAGGCCGTCGTGAGCTCTGAGGTAACGGAGCCGGTCTCAGTCGCAGAAAAAGCAGACAAGGAGGCGGTGAAGAGCCCCGAAGAGGTGGTGAGTGAAAAAGCTCGCCGGGCCCAGGTGGCGGACGCTAAACCTGAAGGCCAGGATCCAGCTGCGAGTGCTGCCAGTGGTCAGGCTAAAAGCGCCGAGATAGCCGAGAAAGAGGCTGTGGCCAAGCCCCTCACAAAACCCGCACCAGAAGCTCAGAAAAAGGTGGCTATCAAGGAGCAGTCAAAGCCAGAGCCAATCGTCGAGGAAGAGGATCCTTATGGCGCGGTTCAGATCTACCGGGAGGATGATCTCCTGAAACTCATAAATAAGGGGCTGCACCTGGAGCGTGTCGTCCTCGATGAGTGTCAGCTGGTTCAGGATATTGAGGCCAGAGCCCTGGTGATGAAGCTGCCCGCCTACCGGTTTTTATGGGGGAATATGTTAGCCGAGGGGGTCTGTGTTGATTCCAACGTAGCCCTTGGTTTTGATTTTATCTGGCGAGCGGCCCGTCAGGGGTTACCTGAGGCCCTGGCCTATCTTGGCCATGCCTATGCGACCGGGACCATGGTCAAGCAAAATGCCCAGCGAGCCATGCCCTTGATGATAGAGGCGGCCAGCCTGGGTTATCGTCCTGCACGGGTCGAGCTGGTTGAGCTTCTGCTCGAAGGCTATGGTAGTCCGCTTGATTACGAGAAAGCTTATTACTGGTTGTTGAACTCAGTCGGTGAGGAGCTCGGTGGAGATGAGCGTGAAGAGCGGTTACTCGATCGTTTGGCATTGAAGATGCCACCCGAAGTGGTCGAGAGGATCAAAAATATTGAGTGA
- the thyA gene encoding thymidylate synthase, giving the protein MKAYLDLMQHILDEGQAKEDRTGTGTLSVFGHQMRFDLQQGFPLVTTKKCHLRSIIYELLWFLNGDTNTGYLKDNGVSIWDEWADENGDLGPVYGKQWRSWVSQDGEVIDQISQVIELIKKDPDSRRMIISAWNVGDLPKMALSPCHALFQFYVANGKLSCQLYQRSCDVFLGLPFNIASYALLTHMIAQQCDLEVGDFVWSGGDVHLYSNHLEQTKLQLSRDPRALPQLTILRKPESIFDYRFEDFVIEGYDPHPHIKAPVAI; this is encoded by the coding sequence ATGAAAGCGTACCTGGATTTGATGCAGCATATTTTAGATGAGGGGCAGGCCAAAGAGGACCGGACCGGTACCGGGACCCTCTCTGTGTTTGGCCACCAGATGCGTTTTGATCTCCAGCAGGGCTTTCCGCTGGTCACTACCAAGAAGTGTCACCTGCGTTCGATCATCTATGAGTTGCTGTGGTTTCTTAATGGCGATACCAACACCGGTTACCTCAAAGATAATGGCGTCTCTATCTGGGATGAGTGGGCCGATGAAAATGGCGACCTGGGCCCTGTGTACGGTAAGCAGTGGCGCAGCTGGGTGAGTCAGGATGGGGAGGTGATCGATCAGATCTCTCAGGTGATCGAGCTCATCAAAAAAGATCCCGATTCGAGGCGGATGATCATCTCGGCCTGGAATGTGGGCGACCTGCCCAAGATGGCCCTGTCTCCCTGTCATGCCCTGTTCCAGTTTTATGTGGCCAATGGCAAGCTCTCTTGTCAGCTGTATCAGCGCAGCTGTGATGTCTTTTTGGGGCTGCCGTTTAATATCGCCAGCTACGCCCTGCTCACCCATATGATCGCCCAGCAGTGTGATCTTGAGGTGGGGGACTTTGTGTGGAGTGGCGGAGATGTACATCTTTACTCCAACCACCTGGAGCAGACCAAGTTGCAGCTATCAAGGGATCCAAGAGCACTTCCGCAGCTGACAATTTTGCGTAAGCCAGAGTCGATTTTTGACTACAGGTTCGAAGATTTTGTGATTGAGGGTTACGATCCTCATCCACATATCAAGGCACCGGTGGCGATCTAA
- the rpsT gene encoding 30S ribosomal protein S20 yields MANIKSAKKRAIQAEKRRQHNASRSSMMRTYVKKVIAAIEAGDKEAAQKAFAVAQPVLDRMATKGLIHKNKAARHKSRLSAKIKAL; encoded by the coding sequence TTGGCTAATATCAAATCTGCTAAGAAGCGCGCGATTCAAGCAGAGAAACGCCGTCAGCACAACGCAAGCCGCAGCTCAATGATGCGTACTTACGTAAAGAAAGTTATCGCAGCTATCGAAGCTGGTGATAAAGAAGCTGCTCAAAAGGCGTTCGCCGTAGCACAACCTGTGCTGGATCGCATGGCAACCAAAGGGTTGATCCACAAAAACAAGGCAGCTCGTCATAAGAGCCGTCTGAGTGCTAAAATCAAAGCACTGTAA
- the lgt gene encoding prolipoprotein diacylglyceryl transferase, which produces MIHHLVYPHIDPVAFSLGPLHVRWYGLMYLVGIGFAMLLANARAKRSNGFWTSEQISDLVFYSFLGVILGGRIGYVLIYQWDYFIANPLYLFKIWTGGMSFHGGLIGVILAMWLFGRKNSRHFMTVADFVAPLVPFGLGAGRIGNFINGELWGRVTDMPWGVIYPQAGPLPRHPSEIYEFTMEGVLLFIILNLYWKRNPPRGSVAGMFLVCYGLFRFIAEFFRQPDPQMGFYFHYFTMGQILSAPMILIGLTFILIAHRKPGWFGNSSEEKA; this is translated from the coding sequence GTGATTCATCATCTGGTTTATCCTCATATCGATCCTGTCGCGTTCAGCCTTGGACCCCTGCATGTGCGCTGGTATGGCTTGATGTACCTGGTTGGAATTGGCTTTGCGATGCTGCTGGCAAATGCCAGGGCGAAGCGTTCGAATGGATTCTGGACCAGCGAGCAGATCAGCGATCTGGTGTTCTACTCGTTTCTGGGGGTGATCCTGGGAGGAAGGATCGGCTATGTGCTGATCTACCAGTGGGATTACTTTATTGCCAACCCTCTCTATCTTTTCAAGATCTGGACCGGAGGGATGTCGTTTCATGGTGGCCTGATCGGTGTGATCCTGGCGATGTGGCTGTTTGGGCGCAAAAACTCCCGCCACTTCATGACGGTTGCCGATTTTGTCGCGCCCCTGGTGCCTTTCGGATTAGGTGCCGGGCGCATCGGTAACTTTATTAATGGTGAGCTTTGGGGACGGGTGACCGATATGCCCTGGGGTGTCATCTATCCTCAGGCCGGCCCCCTGCCGCGCCACCCCTCAGAGATCTATGAGTTCACCATGGAGGGAGTCCTGCTCTTCATTATTCTCAATCTCTATTGGAAGCGTAACCCGCCACGAGGTTCGGTGGCCGGCATGTTCCTGGTTTGCTATGGATTGTTCCGCTTTATTGCAGAGTTTTTCCGTCAGCCCGATCCGCAGATGGGATTCTATTTCCACTACTTCACCATGGGGCAGATCCTGTCTGCGCCAATGATTCTGATTGGCCTGACCTTTATCTTGATCGCCCACCGTAAACCCGGCTGGTTTGGTAATTCTTCAGAGGAGAAAGCATGA
- a CDS encoding isoamylase early set domain-containing protein codes for MPVIKKFLKSRPEVKVTFEVDPNSVGDAKKVNIIAEFEQWKPIALKRLKSGSFKTTLNVPTDKQDQFQFRYQLIMQDGREVYQNDPQADGYIPNEYGEENSVLRVCE; via the coding sequence ATGCCGGTGATCAAAAAATTCCTAAAGTCTCGTCCAGAGGTTAAGGTAACCTTCGAAGTTGATCCGAATAGTGTTGGCGATGCCAAAAAAGTCAATATTATTGCTGAGTTTGAGCAGTGGAAACCTATCGCCCTCAAGCGTCTTAAATCAGGAAGCTTCAAGACAACCCTGAACGTTCCAACCGACAAGCAGGACCAATTCCAGTTTCGCTATCAGCTTATCATGCAAGATGGCCGTGAAGTGTATCAAAACGACCCTCAAGCCGATGGCTATATTCCAAACGAGTATGGAGAAGAGAATTCCGTGCTGCGAGTTTGTGAATAA
- the murJ gene encoding murein biosynthesis integral membrane protein MurJ encodes MSKKLIKSGLVVSVMTLASRVLGLVRDIVIAHLLGAGTAADVFFFANRIPNFLRRLFAEGAFNQAFVPVMTEYQRKHGDDEVRELFSRVAGTLGMLVGVVTIIGMIASPVVSMIFGTGWFLDYLRGGPEAEKFVLASDILRVTFPYLLFITLTAMSGAILNTRGKFAVPALTPIFLNLALIAAALWLAPHMENPEFGLAIGMVSGGVLQFVFQLPFLKRQGLLVLPKWGWNHPGVARIRKLMIPALFGVSVSQVNLLFDTFLASFLATGSISYLYYSDRLLQFPLGLFGIAIATVILPALSRRHVDQSSKQFDQTMDWGVRMVLTLGLPATVGLVVLSEPLLRVLFMHGEFSAHEVHMAARSLHVYSIGLVGFMMVKVLAPGYYARQDTKTPVRFGIIAMIANMVFNAILVYPLSYVGLALATALSGILNAGMLFWGLYRKDVYCPGRATAWFVLRLVFAAAVMGGALEYFSPPLEQWVHWSSWHSMMELSKLIGIGVVSYLLATLICGIRPVILKAMDEG; translated from the coding sequence TTGAGTAAAAAATTAATAAAATCGGGTCTTGTTGTTTCAGTGATGACGCTGGCATCGCGTGTATTAGGGCTGGTCAGAGACATAGTGATCGCCCACCTGTTGGGAGCCGGTACCGCAGCCGATGTGTTCTTTTTTGCCAACCGGATCCCCAATTTCCTGCGGCGCCTGTTTGCCGAGGGAGCCTTTAACCAGGCCTTTGTTCCTGTGATGACCGAATATCAGAGAAAGCATGGGGATGACGAGGTCAGAGAGCTGTTTTCCCGGGTGGCCGGGACCCTGGGAATGCTGGTAGGGGTAGTGACCATCATCGGCATGATTGCATCTCCCGTGGTGTCGATGATTTTTGGCACCGGCTGGTTCCTGGATTACCTGCGTGGCGGGCCTGAGGCCGAGAAGTTTGTGCTGGCCAGCGATATCCTGAGGGTGACCTTCCCTTATCTTTTGTTCATCACATTGACCGCTATGTCCGGGGCGATTCTCAATACCCGGGGGAAGTTTGCGGTTCCGGCTCTGACCCCAATTTTTCTCAACCTTGCCCTCATCGCGGCGGCACTGTGGCTAGCGCCGCACATGGAGAATCCCGAGTTTGGTCTGGCGATCGGTATGGTTTCCGGTGGCGTATTGCAGTTTGTGTTTCAGTTGCCGTTTCTTAAGCGCCAGGGTTTGCTGGTATTGCCGAAGTGGGGCTGGAATCACCCCGGGGTGGCACGGATTCGAAAATTGATGATCCCGGCGCTGTTCGGGGTTTCGGTCAGCCAGGTTAATCTGTTGTTTGATACCTTTCTGGCCTCGTTTCTGGCCACCGGCTCCATTAGTTATCTTTATTACTCAGATCGCCTGTTGCAGTTTCCCCTGGGACTGTTCGGCATCGCGATCGCCACTGTGATCCTGCCGGCGCTGTCGAGGCGTCATGTGGATCAGAGCTCCAAGCAGTTTGATCAGACCATGGACTGGGGAGTTCGAATGGTGTTGACCCTGGGCTTGCCGGCGACCGTCGGGCTGGTGGTGCTCAGTGAGCCTTTGCTACGGGTGTTGTTCATGCATGGGGAGTTTAGCGCCCACGAGGTGCATATGGCCGCCCGTAGTCTGCATGTGTACTCCATCGGCTTGGTGGGCTTCATGATGGTTAAGGTACTGGCGCCTGGCTATTACGCCCGTCAGGATACCAAAACCCCGGTGCGTTTTGGGATCATCGCGATGATCGCCAACATGGTGTTTAACGCCATCCTGGTGTACCCCTTGAGCTATGTGGGACTAGCGCTTGCCACCGCCCTGTCCGGTATTCTCAATGCCGGAATGTTGTTCTGGGGCCTTTACCGTAAAGATGTCTACTGCCCGGGGAGGGCGACCGCCTGGTTTGTGCTGCGTTTGGTGTTCGCGGCGGCGGTGATGGGGGGAGCCTTGGAGTACTTTTCACCGCCGCTGGAGCAGTGGGTGCACTGGAGCTCATGGCATAGCA
- a CDS encoding HlyC/CorC family transporter, which translates to MEHLSTHLLFGLLILFVAISAFFSGSETGMMTLNRYKLRHLVQRRHKSAQRVESMLQRPDRLIGLIIIGNTLANILASAIATILGMRLYGDLGVAVATGLLTLVVLIFAEVTPKTLAALYPERVAFPVSWILKPLMKALYPLVVLINMLSNGLLMMFRIRTKGGISRELSSDELRTVVNEAGTMIPRRHQDMLLSILDLEKVTVEDIMVPRSEIFGIDINDDWRDIVRQLVQSPHTKTLLYRDNVDDAIGFIHAREMMHLMANDKDHFDKAMLMRSLREIYFIPEGTPLNVQLLKFQRNQERIGLVVDEYGDIQGLVTLDDILEEIVGDFTTTIAPTPSEEIHPQEDGSYIVEGSVSVRDLNKEMGWLFPTDGPRTLNGLILEYLEDIPGANISLRLAGYPIEILEVTNNMVTRARIIPELYREQQHSNLGKS; encoded by the coding sequence TTGGAACACCTCTCAACTCATCTGTTATTTGGTTTGTTGATCCTATTTGTTGCGATCTCTGCATTTTTCTCAGGATCAGAAACGGGGATGATGACCCTCAACCGTTATAAACTAAGGCACCTGGTGCAACGTCGCCATAAATCCGCTCAGCGGGTCGAATCTATGCTGCAGCGCCCGGATCGCCTGATTGGCCTCATCATTATCGGCAATACCCTGGCCAATATCCTGGCATCGGCAATCGCTACCATTCTCGGAATGCGCCTGTATGGTGATCTTGGGGTCGCGGTGGCAACCGGGCTTTTGACCCTGGTGGTGCTGATCTTTGCCGAGGTGACGCCAAAAACCCTGGCCGCTCTCTATCCGGAGCGGGTGGCGTTCCCTGTCTCCTGGATCCTCAAGCCTCTGATGAAGGCCCTGTATCCGCTGGTGGTTCTGATCAATATGCTCTCCAATGGCTTGCTGATGATGTTTCGCATTCGCACCAAGGGGGGGATCAGCAGAGAGCTGAGCTCAGATGAGCTGAGAACCGTGGTCAATGAGGCCGGAACCATGATCCCGCGTCGCCACCAGGATATGCTGCTGAGTATCCTGGATCTGGAGAAGGTCACGGTGGAGGATATCATGGTACCTCGCAGTGAGATCTTCGGTATCGATATCAATGATGACTGGCGGGATATAGTTCGCCAGCTGGTGCAGAGCCCCCACACCAAGACTCTGCTCTACCGGGATAACGTGGATGACGCCATCGGTTTTATTCATGCCCGGGAGATGATGCATCTCATGGCCAATGATAAGGATCACTTCGATAAGGCGATGCTGATGCGTTCGCTGCGAGAAATCTATTTCATTCCAGAGGGAACCCCTCTGAATGTGCAGCTTCTCAAGTTCCAGCGCAACCAGGAGCGAATCGGCCTGGTGGTCGACGAATATGGTGACATCCAGGGGCTGGTGACTCTGGATGATATTCTTGAAGAGATTGTCGGTGACTTCACCACCACTATCGCACCGACCCCCAGCGAGGAGATCCACCCTCAGGAGGATGGATCCTACATTGTGGAAGGGAGCGTCAGTGTCCGCGATCTCAATAAGGAGATGGGCTGGCTGTTTCCAACCGATGGTCCGCGCACCCTCAATGGTTTGATCCTGGAGTACCTGGAAGATATTCCGGGAGCCAATATCTCATTGCGTCTTGCCGGATACCCGATTGAAATCCTGGAGGTGACCAATAACATGGTGACCCGGGCACGGATCATCCCCGAGCTGTATCGGGAGCAGCAACACAGTAACTTAGGTAAATCCTGA
- a CDS encoding ArsR/SmtB family transcription factor: protein MELAEMEENAGRAAELLKAMANQQRLMILCMLLDAELSVTELNEKLNLSQSALSQHLALLRRDELVATRKIAQKVYYRVHSDEVRAVLETLYRCFCIPG from the coding sequence ATGGAACTGGCTGAGATGGAAGAGAATGCGGGCAGAGCGGCCGAGCTGTTGAAAGCGATGGCCAATCAGCAGAGGTTGATGATCCTCTGTATGCTGCTCGATGCGGAGTTGTCGGTGACGGAGCTCAATGAAAAACTCAACCTGAGCCAGTCGGCCCTGTCACAACACCTAGCACTGCTGCGGCGAGATGAGTTGGTTGCGACACGCAAGATCGCACAAAAAGTTTATTATCGGGTGCATAGTGATGAGGTGCGAGCGGTACTGGAGACCCTGTATCGCTGCTTCTGCATTCCCGGCTGA
- the mutH gene encoding DNA mismatch repair endonuclease MutH, with amino-acid sequence MKLIPPGSEEQLLQRAEQLAGLSMAELAEIAQIQIPKDLRRDKGWIGQMLELHLGAEAGSKPEQDFPELGIELKTIPVDQLGKPTETTFVCVAPLYDILGLSWESSSVRNKLSRVLWIPIEYNRQLPLAERRVGTPLIWSPSAEEERKLRQDWEELMEMIALGEVESITARTGQALQLRPKAANRKALTRAIGSDGQTIMTLPRGFYLKTQFTHEILKRHFML; translated from the coding sequence ATGAAACTTATCCCTCCCGGCTCAGAAGAGCAGCTATTACAACGAGCAGAACAACTGGCTGGCTTGTCGATGGCCGAGCTGGCAGAGATAGCCCAGATTCAAATCCCAAAGGATCTACGCCGGGATAAAGGCTGGATTGGCCAGATGCTTGAGCTGCACCTGGGTGCCGAAGCCGGCAGCAAGCCGGAGCAGGATTTCCCCGAACTAGGGATTGAGCTCAAGACCATCCCGGTTGATCAGCTGGGCAAGCCGACAGAGACCACCTTTGTCTGCGTCGCCCCCCTTTACGATATTCTGGGCCTGAGCTGGGAGAGCTCCAGTGTTCGTAATAAGCTCTCCAGGGTGCTGTGGATCCCGATAGAGTACAACCGACAGCTTCCCCTGGCTGAGCGCCGGGTTGGAACTCCTCTGATCTGGAGCCCCTCAGCCGAGGAGGAGCGCAAGCTCCGTCAGGACTGGGAAGAGCTGATGGAGATGATCGCTCTCGGGGAGGTGGAGTCGATCACAGCCCGAACCGGACAGGCCCTGCAGCTCAGACCCAAGGCAGCCAATCGTAAAGCCCTGACCCGGGCGATTGGCTCCGATGGCCAAACGATCATGACCCTTCCCCGGGGCTTCTATCTCAAGACTCAGTTCACCCATGAGATACTCAAGCGACATTTTATGTTGTAA
- the rppH gene encoding RNA pyrophosphohydrolase, translating into MVDGDGYRPNVGIVVCNRKGQVLWARRFGQNSWQFPQGGVDENETAEDAMYRELHEEIGLKKGDVTLLGSTRNWLKYRLPKRLIRWDSKPLCIGQKQKWFLLCLNESNESNIQFGCHGHPEFDDWRWVSYWYPVRHVVSFKREVYRRVMKEFAPLAMPFNSQREGKRHRK; encoded by the coding sequence GTGGTGGATGGTGATGGATATCGTCCCAATGTTGGTATCGTAGTGTGCAATCGCAAAGGTCAGGTCTTGTGGGCCAGGCGCTTTGGGCAAAACTCCTGGCAGTTTCCCCAGGGCGGTGTCGATGAGAATGAGACAGCAGAAGATGCGATGTACCGCGAGCTGCATGAGGAGATAGGGCTAAAAAAAGGAGATGTGACTCTCCTTGGCTCAACTCGCAACTGGCTTAAGTATCGACTCCCCAAGCGATTGATCCGCTGGGACTCTAAGCCCTTGTGCATTGGGCAGAAGCAGAAATGGTTCCTGCTCTGTCTGAATGAGTCGAACGAATCTAACATCCAGTTCGGCTGCCATGGGCACCCTGAGTTTGATGATTGGCGATGGGTTAGTTACTGGTATCCGGTGCGTCATGTCGTATCCTTTAAGAGAGAGGTGTACCGACGTGTCATGAAGGAGTTTGCACCCCTGGCGATGCCATTTAACTCTCAGCGGGAGGGTAAGCGGCACCGTAAATAA
- the ptsP gene encoding phosphoenolpyruvate--protein phosphotransferase, whose amino-acid sequence MLTQLREIVEQVSAAAELQSALDILVNKTRAVMGADCCSIFIVQSQQLSLMAACGPCADAIGELSLPLGEGVQWQVALREEPINLADIHQHPRFIDLPGLCDTQLHGFLGVPIIHQRQVLGVLVVQQQQKRFFDESEESFLVTLAAQIAVVIAHDEAKGKLQTGLHLGICQHFQGLASAPGIGIAKALIWNPHVELEQVGIHKAEYPARQLVRLDLAIEQVFDELDRVSLCLKETLSGDTLAIFDIYRHLLKDPLYLQGIRDEIGQRSHTAATAVKLVSERMVAQFSQMRDPYFQERSSDIRDVARRLLSRLVQNEVDQQEFPDEFILIAEEISAATLAELPRDKLRGIVSAHGSHHSHAAILAKALGVPAVMGLNLPLDELNHSSLIIDGYSGDLFVNPDSSTMQRYREYQAQESSLIDDVMHHEQGPAALEDGVEISLLLNIGLGEEQIHDGLHFDGVGLYRSEYPFMLQDSFPSELEQQASYRAILKHFRDKPVCMRILDVGGDKLLPYFPVVEPNPFLGWRGIRLMLDHPEIFLQQLKAMLRADQGLGNLSIMLPMVTTLHEIFESRRLLEQAWKELKEEKEGAGEEITALPRLGVMLEVPSLLYLFDELAGKVDFISIGTNDLTQYLLAVDRNNTRVSPLYDVLHPALLRALEPLPVLAREHGKPLSVCGELAGDPIGALVLVAMGYRQLSMNRMNLSRIKYILRRVRLDELQPLLKQGMAEESSELLRKSFTDYLEFKKLGGFLRAGA is encoded by the coding sequence GTGCTGACACAGTTACGAGAGATAGTTGAACAGGTGAGTGCCGCAGCTGAGCTTCAATCGGCGCTCGATATTCTGGTTAATAAGACACGGGCCGTGATGGGAGCAGATTGCTGCTCCATATTTATCGTGCAGTCACAGCAGCTATCCCTGATGGCTGCCTGCGGCCCCTGTGCCGATGCCATAGGTGAGCTCTCCCTACCTCTGGGTGAAGGGGTCCAATGGCAGGTGGCTCTGCGTGAAGAGCCGATCAATCTCGCGGATATTCATCAGCACCCCCGTTTTATCGATCTCCCCGGACTCTGTGACACCCAGCTCCATGGGTTTCTTGGGGTTCCTATCATTCACCAGCGCCAGGTTTTGGGGGTGTTGGTTGTTCAGCAACAGCAAAAGCGTTTCTTTGATGAGAGTGAAGAGTCCTTCCTGGTCACTCTGGCGGCGCAGATTGCGGTGGTGATCGCCCATGATGAGGCCAAAGGAAAGCTGCAAACAGGTTTGCATCTCGGGATCTGCCAGCACTTTCAGGGCCTTGCCAGTGCCCCCGGGATCGGGATCGCCAAGGCTTTGATCTGGAACCCCCATGTCGAGTTGGAGCAGGTGGGTATCCATAAGGCCGAGTACCCGGCCCGGCAACTGGTACGCCTGGATCTGGCCATTGAACAGGTCTTTGATGAGCTGGACAGGGTCTCCCTATGCCTGAAGGAGACCCTGTCCGGGGATACCCTTGCCATTTTTGATATCTACCGCCACCTCCTCAAGGATCCCCTCTACCTGCAGGGGATACGCGATGAGATCGGCCAGCGCAGCCATACGGCAGCGACCGCGGTCAAACTGGTGAGTGAGCGGATGGTGGCCCAGTTCTCTCAGATGCGCGATCCCTATTTTCAGGAGCGCTCCTCAGATATTCGTGATGTTGCCCGTCGCCTGTTAAGCCGGCTGGTCCAGAATGAGGTCGATCAGCAGGAGTTTCCGGATGAGTTTATTCTGATCGCCGAAGAGATAAGTGCTGCAACCCTGGCTGAGCTGCCTCGGGATAAACTTAGAGGCATAGTGTCAGCCCATGGTTCTCACCACTCCCATGCCGCCATCTTGGCCAAGGCTCTGGGGGTACCTGCTGTGATGGGGCTTAACCTTCCGCTGGATGAACTCAATCATAGCTCGCTGATCATTGATGGCTACAGTGGCGATCTCTTTGTCAATCCTGACTCCTCAACCATGCAACGTTATCGGGAGTACCAGGCCCAGGAGAGTAGCCTGATTGATGATGTGATGCATCATGAACAGGGGCCTGCGGCCCTGGAGGATGGAGTCGAGATCTCACTTTTGCTGAATATTGGGCTGGGAGAGGAACAGATCCATGATGGACTGCACTTTGATGGGGTCGGCCTCTATCGGAGTGAGTATCCATTCATGCTACAGGATAGCTTCCCATCCGAGCTGGAGCAGCAGGCAAGCTACCGGGCCATTTTGAAACATTTTCGGGATAAGCCTGTCTGCATGCGGATCCTGGATGTGGGGGGAGATAAGCTCTTGCCCTATTTCCCCGTGGTTGAGCCAAATCCCTTCCTCGGATGGCGTGGCATCCGCCTGATGCTCGATCATCCGGAGATCTTTTTACAACAACTCAAAGCGATGCTCAGAGCCGATCAGGGATTGGGAAACCTCTCTATCATGTTGCCAATGGTCACCACGCTGCATGAGATCTTCGAGTCTCGCCGTCTGCTGGAGCAAGCCTGGAAAGAGCTCAAAGAGGAGAAAGAGGGAGCAGGAGAAGAGATCACTGCGCTACCTCGTCTGGGGGTGATGCTTGAGGTCCCCTCACTGCTTTATCTGTTCGATGAGCTGGCGGGCAAGGTCGATTTTATCTCCATCGGGACCAATGATCTGACTCAGTATCTGTTAGCTGTGGATCGAAATAATACCCGGGTTTCCCCTCTGTATGATGTGCTGCACCCGGCGCTGCTGCGAGCCCTTGAGCCCCTGCCGGTGCTCGCTCGTGAGCATGGCAAGCCGCTGTCGGTTTGCGGTGAGCTGGCTGGCGATCCAATCGGTGCCCTGGTGCTGGTGGCCATGGGGTATCGGCAGTTGAGCATGAACCGGATGAACCTTTCCCGGATCAAATATATATTACGCAGGGTGCGCCTCGATGAGCTTCAGCCTCTGCTCAAGCAGGGAATGGCCGAAGAGAGCTCTGAGCTGCTGCGAAAAAGTTTCACCGACTACCTCGAGTTTAAAAAACTCGGTGGTTTTCTCAGGGCAGGGGCCTGA